From Miscanthus floridulus cultivar M001 chromosome 15, ASM1932011v1, whole genome shotgun sequence, the proteins below share one genomic window:
- the LOC136509001 gene encoding probable LRR receptor-like serine/threonine-protein kinase At3g47570 has translation MATIPGFPVLVVTILLAFACTSCFLSFSTASSSAPATQHSTTSDDTDLQALLCLKLHLSNSDTAGAMASWSNDSSVQYCSWPGVTCGKRHTSRVTMLYFDSANLSGQIPPCVGSLTFLRAIHLPNNQLNGHIPPELGSLNRLFYLNLRYNNLTGMIPSTLSSCSHLRFIDLSTNLLEGEIPSSLVSNKTSQLKEIILSNNKLHGRIPDGLGTLSSLSALLVANNTLTGGIPAFLANSSSLEFLELTNNHLSGKIPSALFNSSSIEVLGLGGNNFVGSVPPLVHILSPLYTLILSNNNLSGSIPSSLGKFSALTWLLLSQNNFQGAIPSSLGMIPSLEQLDLTFNNLSGTVPASLYHKTTLTYLAVGTNRLSGQIPYDIGFTLPNIQTLILQGNHFHGQIPASLGNATNIQVLDLRDNSFQGTIPSFGNLSSLTELNLGMNQLEAGDWSFLSSLANCSQLVLLNVDRNILKGELPVSIGNLPRSLQVLLLTENQISGTIPPEIEHLTNLTLLYMENNLLAGNLPDSIGNLPNLFVLSLSQNKLSGQVPSSIGNLNKLSELYLQENNFSGLIPRALGYCKNLETVNLSCNGFTGSIPKELFTLSLLSEGLDLSHNELSGEIPLEIGGLINLDMLNISNNQLSGTIPSTLGSCVHLGSLHMEGNLLHGKIPESFISLRGISEMDLSRNYLSGEVPEFFELFSSMMLLNLSFNNLEGPVPTGGIFQNIGEVVFIEGNKLLCASSIHLPQLPLCSEVRSKKRKAYGILKIAGFTALSLAIFSCFVVVLLKKRKKVKQESRPPCKELRKFSYADLVMATNDFSLANLIGSGKSASVYKGRPGLEEDIVAIKVFKLDQLGAPKSFVAECEALRNARHRNLVRVITACSTFDPSGHPFKALILEYMLNGSLESWLYPNLNRYGLRSPLSLGTRITIAMDVASALDYLHNHCVPPVIHCDLKPSNVLLDDVMCARLADFGLAKFLQSYSHQSSTSLLGPRGSIGYIAPEYGLGSKLSAEGDVYSYGIIILELLTGKCPTDEMFTNGLNLHTFVENAFPQKIGEILDPCIVQGFKDDGDVYNNLEQGNNATAGVESCILHLVQLGLSCSVETPKERPSTQDVYTEVITIKETFAVLRG, from the exons ATGGCCACCATCCCTGGTTTCCCTGTGCTTGTGGTCACCATCTTGCTTGCATTTGCATGCACATCCTGCTTCCTCTCATTCTCAActgcatcttcttcagctcctgCTACACAACACAGCACGACATCCGATGATACTGATCTCCAGGCCCTGCTTTGCCTCAAGCTCCACCTCTCCAACTCCGATACTGCCGGAGCCATGGCTTCATGGAGCAATGACTCGTCAGTGCAGTACTGCAGCTGGCCTGGTGTCACCTGTGGGAAGAGACACACATCTCGTGTCACCATGCTGTATTTTGACTCAGCGAACCTCAGTGGCCAGATACCGCCATGTGTCGGCAGCCTCACTTTCCTTAGGGCTATCCACCTTCCAAACAACCAGCTGAACGGGCACATCCCGCCTGAGCTCGGCAGCCTGAATCGCCTCTTCTATTTAAACCTCCGCTACAACAACCTCACGGGCATGATACCAAGCACTCTGTCCTCCTGCTCCCACCTCCGGTTCATCGATCTTTCAACCAATCTCCTTGAAGGTGAGATCCCCTCAAGTCTGGTTAGCAATAAAACTTCACAACTGAAGGAGATCATCCTGAGCAACAACAAGCTACATGGCAGAATCCCAGATGGGCTGGGTACACTCTCCAGCCTTTCAGCTCTACTTGTCGCCAATAACACGCTGACAGGAGGCATCCCAGCTTTCCTTGCAAACAGTTCATCGCTTGAATTCCTAGAACTAACAAACAACCATCTCAGTGGGAAGATTCCTTCCGCTCTTTTTAACAGCTCATCGATTGAAGTCCTAGGCCTTGGAGGCAATAACTTTGTTGGGTCTGTGCCACCACTAGTGCATATCTTGTCACCACTATATACCCTGATCCTATCCAATAACAATCTCTCAGGTAGCATACCTTCCTCTCTAGGAAAATTTTCAGCTCTTACTTGGCTCTTGCTTTCACAAAACAACTTCCAAGGAGCCATTCCATCGAGTTTAGGAATGATTCCAAGCCTGGAACAATTGGACCTGACATTCAACAACCTGTCAGGGACTGTTCCAGCCTCTCTTTACCACAAAACAACACTTACATACCTCGCCGTCGGCACCAACAGACTCAGTGGCCAAATTCCATATGACATAGGTTTTACCCTTCCAAACATCCAAACACTGATTCtgcaaggaaatcatttccatGGTCAGATCCCTGCTTCACTAGGCAATGCAACAAATATTCAGGTGTTGGACCTCCGTGACAATTCATTCCAAGGTACTATTCCTTCTTTTGGGAACCTGTCCAGCTTAACTGAACTGAATCTTGGGATGAATCAGCTAGAAGCCGGAGACTGGTCATTCTTGTCCTCATTGGCAAATTGCAGCCAGTTGGTTCTATTAAACGTAGACAGGAACATCCTTAAAGGAGAATTACCTGTTTCCATTGGGAACCTTCCAAGAAGTTTACAAGTATTATTGTTAACAGAAAATCAGATATCTGGAACCATACCACCAGAGATAGAGCACCTTACAAACCTTACCCTTCTTTACATGGAAAATAATTTACTTGCTGGAAACCTCCCTGACTCCATTGGAAACCTTCCAAACTTGTTTGTCCTTAGCTTATCCCAAAACAAACTTTCTGGACAGGTTCCATCATCCATTGGTAACCTCAACAAACTGAGTGAGCTCTATTTACAAGAAAATAATTTCAGTGGCTTGATCCCAAGAGCTTTAGGATACTGCAAAAATCTGGAAACTGTTAACCTTTCCTGTAATGGCTTCACTGGTAGCATACCGAAGGAGCTCTTCACCCTTTCCTTGCTTTCGGAAGGTCTGGACTTGTCTCACAATGAACTATCTGGAGAAATACCATTGGAGATTGGCGGCTTGATAAACCTCGACATGCTGAATATTTCCAATAACCAACTGAGTGGAACAATCCCCTCCACTCTAGGATCCTGCGTGCACTTGGGGTCCCTCCACATGGAAGGGAACCTTCTACATGGGAAAATCCCTGAATCTTTCATTAGTTTAAGAGGCATCAGTGAGATGGATCTTTCTCGAAATTACTTGTCTGGTGAAGTTCCTGAGTTCTTTGAGCTTTTCAGCTCTATGATGCTTCTCAATTTGTCGTTCAACAACCTCGAAGGACCGGTACCGACTGGTGGGATATTTCAGAACATAGGAGAGGTTGTGTTCATTGAAGGTAACAAGTTGTTGTGTGCCAGCAGTATCCACTTGCCACAGCTTCCACTCTGCAGTGAAGTGAGATCAAAAAAGAGAAAAGCCTACGGTATTCTGAAGATAGCAGGATTTACTGCTCTTTCCTTGGCCATCTTCTCGTGCTTTGTCGTCGTTCTCTTGAAGAAGAGAAAGAAAGTTAAACAAGAATCTCGTCCACCTTGCAAGGAGTTGAGGAAGTTCTCATATGCTGATTTAGTCATGGCAACAAATGATTTCTCTTTGGCCAACTTGATTGGTTCTGGAAAATCTGCATCAGTCTACAAAGGTAGACCAGGGCTCGAAGAAGATATAGTTGCTATCAAGGTTTTCAAACTCGATCAACTTGGCGCACCAAAGAGCTTCGTTGCTGAGTGTGAAGCTCTGAGGAACGCTCGTCATCGCAATCTTGTAAGGGTGATTACTGCATGCTCAACATTTGATCCATCAGGACATCCATTCAAAGCTCTTATTCTTGAATATATGCTTAATGGAAGCCTAGAGAGCTGGCTCTATCCAAATTTGAACAGGTATGGGTTgagaagcccattgagtttgggCACCAGAATAACAATAGCAATGGATGTAGCTTCCGCTTTGGATTATCTACACAACCATTGTGTGCCCCCTGTGATCCATTGTGACTTAAAGCCCAGCAATGTCCTTCTTGATGATGTCATGTGTGCACGCCTTGCTGACTTCGGGTTAGCTAAATTTCTTCAAAGCTATAGTCATCAAAGTTCGACAAGCTTATTGGGACCAAGAGGATCAATTGGATACATTGCACCAG AGTATGGCTTGGGAAGCAAACTCTCAGCAGAAGGTGATGTCTACAGCTATGGAATTATTATCTTAGAACTGCTGACAGGGAAGTGTCCAACAGATGAGATGTTTACAAATGGTTTGAACCTTCACACATTTGTGGAGAATGCGTTTCCTCAAAAGATTGGTGAGATTCTAGATCCTTGTATCGTTCAAGGTTTTAAAGATGATGGTGATGTGTACAACAATTTGGAGCAAGGAAATAATGCAACAGCTGGAGTGGAAAGCTGCATCCTGCATCTTGTTCAACTCGGTCTGTCATGCTCTGTGGAGACACCAAAGGAAAGACCATCAACGCAGGATGTTTATACTGAGGTTATCACAATCAAAGAAACATTTGCTGTGCTACGTGGATGA